AAAGACTTAACATCTTTTCTACTTCCATATCCTAAATTAGAAATTATCTTATCCAATCTTTCCAAAGAATTCACTCCAATCTATAAATTTTAATGCATACACACTAAGCTATAGTACGTTAATTTTACCATAGTAGTAAATAGATTAACACAGAGACAAGTGATTTATCAAATGTATTTACTAATAATTATAAAAAAGTCATGGTTATATAATTAATCATGACTTAATTGTAATAAAGTTTAAATTTTATATATTATGGGATTAAATCCATTGCACAATATTATCTAAAGTTTGTCTTGTTTTTTGATATGGTTCTTGGACTCTATATCCGAAGCCAGCCATTACTGATACTCCAAAATGTTCAGCATCTAAAATACCGTCTTCTTGAAGAATTTTTTCAACTTCGTTTATATTAAAGCCTTCAATAGGGCAAGAATCTATTCCTAAGAAAGCAGCAGTAGTAAGCATGTTTGCTAAAGCTATGTAAGTTTGCTTGCTGGCCCAATCGTAAAGGGCTCTATCATTTTCTAATAAATTAAAATCATTTTTTTGGAATTTTTCAAATGCAGCTCTCTTACCAGCAGCTACTTCGTTGGGGAGTTTTTGAACTTCAGACATTATATTAGTAATGTATTCAGAACTATAGAGTGTATCAATTTTTTTACGTGCAAGTATAATTACAAAATGACTAGCTCCATCTAGACTATTTTGTGCACCCCATGATACAGGAAATAGTTTTTTTCTAAGTTTTGAATCTTGTATTATAAGAAACCTCCATGGTTCAAAGCCGAATGAACTTGGAGAAAGTCTGCCAGCTTCTAATATTGTATTAAAATCTTCCGTAGGAATTACCTTCGTAGAATCGAATTTTTTACAAGCATGACGAAATTGAAATGCATCTATTATCTGTTGATTTTTATTATTCATTTTTTAAAACCACCTTTCATTGATTGTAAATTAAGATTAGCACAACCATCTATTATATTGAAGTACGCACATTTTTGATATATGATATACATATAGTTACCTAAGTATCTTTTTTTATACTAAGGGGGTGAAAAAATGAAAGAAGAAGTTGTAGATTCAGATTGCCAGAATATTCAATGTCCTGTAGAGACAACATTAAACATACTTAGTGGTAAGTGGAAAGGGATTATTTTATATCGCTTATTAGGTGGGAGAAAGAGATTTAATGAACTGAAGCGTTTAATGCCAAAGGTAACTCATAGGACATTAACTTTACAATTGCGAGAACTAGAGAGAGATGGGGTTATAAAACGGACAGTATATGCAGAAGTACCTCCAAGAGTAGAATATGAACTTACAAGGATTGGAGACTCAATGACTCCAATAATTCAAGCTATGTATGATTGGGGAATAAATTATCAATCAGAATTTAAGGTGTAAAAATTTATATATACCGAATATTTTAAGAGTAAGAAGAAAATAATAAAATTCTAAAAAATATATTGACATATAGACAATGTAATTTTATAATTAATTCGTACCCGAACGAACGAGGTGGTAAAAATGAAAAAGAAATGTATTATTGGAAAATTAAATGCACTTAATGAAGCATCAAACAAATTTGTCGTAAAGAAATTAAAAGATGAGCAAATAGCTATATTGCAAAATCATTCTATGCTATTTGAAATTTTACCAGAGGATGGCTCAAAACTTTTATTCAATGAAATTGCAAGTATATGGAAAATATCTAAATCATCTCTATCTGACATAATAAATAAATATGAAAGTCAGGGATTGATAAATAAATGTGTTTGTAGTGAAGATAAAAGAAGTGCTTATATTAGTTTGACTACTGAAGGTTTGTGCATAAAGAAAAAGTTAAAAACTATGGATAAAGAATTTCTAGAGATATTGCTAAAAGATTTTGATGAAGAGCAAAGAAAAGTATTTGAAGATAACATGGATAAAGCTCTTA
The window above is part of the Clostridium saccharoperbutylacetonicum N1-4(HMT) genome. Proteins encoded here:
- a CDS encoding NAD(P)H-dependent oxidoreductase, encoding MNNKNQQIIDAFQFRHACKKFDSTKVIPTEDFNTILEAGRLSPSSFGFEPWRFLIIQDSKLRKKLFPVSWGAQNSLDGASHFVIILARKKIDTLYSSEYITNIMSEVQKLPNEVAAGKRAAFEKFQKNDFNLLENDRALYDWASKQTYIALANMLTTAAFLGIDSCPIEGFNINEVEKILQEDGILDAEHFGVSVMAGFGYRVQEPYQKTRQTLDNIVQWI
- a CDS encoding MarR family winged helix-turn-helix transcriptional regulator; its protein translation is MKKKCIIGKLNALNEASNKFVVKKLKDEQIAILQNHSMLFEILPEDGSKLLFNEIASIWKISKSSLSDIINKYESQGLINKCVCSEDKRSAYISLTTEGLCIKKKLKTMDKEFLEILLKDFDEEQRKVFEDNMDKALNNIIKML
- a CDS encoding winged helix-turn-helix transcriptional regulator — translated: MKEEVVDSDCQNIQCPVETTLNILSGKWKGIILYRLLGGRKRFNELKRLMPKVTHRTLTLQLRELERDGVIKRTVYAEVPPRVEYELTRIGDSMTPIIQAMYDWGINYQSEFKV